One Penaeus chinensis breed Huanghai No. 1 chromosome 12, ASM1920278v2, whole genome shotgun sequence DNA segment encodes these proteins:
- the LOC125031208 gene encoding uncharacterized protein LOC125031208, with protein sequence MGNCVRGVHAGKVREANQQPYKTNSQVNSKIPQPAETLVSLDIPACDNEIFDSCLLDNEEPYISQEGGTDCSMMLSKSQEHCITKNIPQMTSESIEQDKVLLNDFDHALEYHSCQTCPLLQERIQMLLNQNRSREEKTHFSDHVTCTGIHDSLICGTSSLLPLHEDLPSTTVDNRFEKKAYFHQNSQDENCEGHEDRESELYKVQEGPGTNWQFGNHYFNETHEDEASKDDNANTRDFFPDASLWKLPINDFLSIGGKGISVEALGCEVTLGPQIGLSIFGNRIL encoded by the coding sequence GGAAGCTAACCAACAACCATACAAGACCAACAGTCAAGTAAACTCCAAGATTCCTCAGCCTGCTGAAACACTGGTCTCCTTAGACATTCCAGCATGTGACAATGAAATTTTTGATTCATGTTTGTTAGATAATGAAGAGCCATACATTTCCCAGGAAGGGGGAACTGACTGCTCCATGATGCTTAGCAAAAGTCAAGAACACTGCATCACCAAAAACATTCCACAGATGACCAGTGAATCAATAGAACAGGACAAAGTTTTATTAAATGATTTTGATCATGCCCTGGAATATCATAGTTGTCAAACTTGCCCTCTTCTACAAGAAAGGATACAGATGCTGTTAAATCAAAATAGATCTAGGGAGGAAAAGACTCACTTCAGTGATCATGTCACTTGCACTGGTATACATGATTCCCTGATTTGTGGGACCTCCAGTTTACTGCCTCTACATGAAGACTTGCCATCCACCACAGTTGATAACAGATTTGAAAAGAAAGCTTACTTCCATCAGAATTCTCAAGATGAAAATTGTGAAGGCCATGAAGACAGAGAGTCAGAATTATATAAAGTGCAAGAAGGTCCAGGTACAAACTGGCAATTTGGGAACCATTATTTCAATGAAACTCATGAAGATGAGGCATCTaaagatgataatgcaaatacaaGGGACTTCTTCCCAGATGCAAGTTTATGGAAACTCCCCATCAATGATTTCCTTAGCATAGGTGGCAAAGGAATCAGTGTTGAAGCATTAGGCTGTGAAGTGACACTTGGCCCTCAAATAGGGCTTTCCATCTTTGGAAATAGAatactttaa